CTGCGTAGGGCGTGAAATAGCCGTGCTGCCAGTTCTGGCAGGAGGCGAGGGCCATGCGCAGGGAGCCACCGGAGCTGTGGCGGTGGGGCGCGGTACGGGTGCGGCCTACGGGCGAGAGCTGCCCGCTGGTGCGGAAGCGGTACCAGTACGCACGGTCCGAGCGCAGCCCGCGTACGTCCACGTGAACGCTGTGCCCGTACTCGGGCCGGGCCTGGGCGGTGCCCCGTCGGACGACCTTTCTGAACCGTTGGTCTTCCGCGAGCTGCCACTCCACCGGCACCGCCCGGTCGGGCATGCCGCCGCCGTTCAGCGGGTCCGGGGCGAGCCTCGTCCACAGCACGACGCCGTCCGGCAGCGGGTCGCCCGAGGAGACGCCGAGGCTGAACACACCGTCGGGCAGCGGCGTCTCGGCCGCGCGGGCGGCGGCCGGCAGCCACAGCTGGGCGGAGGCGGCGGCGCCGAGCACCGCGGCACCGGCGGTCAGAAAGCGGCGGCGGTCGGGGGATACTGCTCCGGTCATCGGCTGACTCCCTTACCTCACTGGCCACTTGGACACGGGGAAGCTTCACGCTCGCGGGCGGTCCGCCCGCTGAACGCCGGGGTTCACGTACATGACAACTAAGAGACAAAGAGAGACTCGCCGCCAGCATCGGAACAAGCCGTTGCCGGGGCGAGTCTGACAGGTGATCAGTACGGGGTCAGCGAGCGAAACCGGTGCCGAGGCAGGAGCCGTTCCCGGCCGTGCCGAGGGTGCCCGCGCCGAAGCGGAGCGAGCCGGTGCCGGTGGCGGTGGCGGTGGGAGCGTCGACTGATGACCTGCTTGGGGGCGAGGTCGGGGCCCTTGGCCGAGCCGTGCACGGCGGCCACGTACCCGGCCCGGGCGTGCCTGTCGACCTTGCCGCGCGGGGCGGCGACGGCCAGGTCCTCCTGGCCGTCGCCGTTGAAGTCGTCGTGGCGCTTCTCCGCGGCGGACGGAGAAGCGGGGGCGGCGTGCGCGGGCCGCCTGGCGATTACGGTGCGGGGAGGAGCAAAACCCTCAGCAGCACTACCCGGTACGCCTTAGAACGGCTCGAAGTCGTCGAACTCCTGCTGCGCCTCGTCCCGCTCGGCCTGCCGGTCCTTGCGGCGCTGCGCGGCCGGCCGCTCCCCCTCGAGCCGGTGGTCCTCACCGCGTCGGCCGAGCATCTCGGCCCCGGCCGTCATGGACGGCTCCCAGTCGAAGACGACCGCGTTGTCCTCGGGGCCGATGGCGACGCCGTCGCCGCCCCGGGCGCCCGCCTTCATCAGCTCCTGCTCGACACCGAGCCGGTTGAGCCGGTCCGCCAGATAACCGACCGCCTCGTCGTTGTTGAAGTCGGTCTGGCGCACCCAGCGTTCGGGCTTCTCGCCGCGCACCCGGAACAGGCCGTCGGCCTCGCACGTCACGGTGAAGCCGGTGTCGTCCACGGCCTTGGGCCGGATCACGATCCGGGTGGCCTCTTCCTTCGGCTTCGCGGCCCGCGACTGCGCCACGAGCTCCGCGAGCGCGTACGACAGCTCCTTCAGGCCCATGTGCGCCACGGCCGACACCTCGAACACGCGGTACCCGCGCGCCTCCAGGTCGGGCCGCACCATCTCGGCCAGATCCTTGCCGTCCGGTACGTCGATCTTGTTCAGGACGACGATCCGCGGCCGCTTGTCCAGCCCGCCGTACTGCCGCAGCTCCTCCTCGATGATGTCGAGGTCGGAGACCGGGTCACGGTCCGACTCCAGCGTCGCGGTGTCCAGGACGTGCACGAGCACACTGCACCGCTCCACGTGCCGCAGGAACTCCAGGCCCAGGCCCTTGCCCTGACTGGCCCCGGGGATCAGCCCGGGCACGTCGGCGATCGTGTACACCGTCGAACCGGCCGTGACGACACCGAGGTTCGGCACCAGCGTGGTGAAGGGGTAGTCGGCGATCTTCGGCTTGGCGGCGCTCAGCACCGAGATCAGCGACGACTTGCCGGCACTCGGGTACCCGACGAGCGCCACGTCGGCGACGGTCTTCAGCTCCAGGACGACGTCCCGCAGGTCCCCCGGCTCACCGAGCAGCGCGAACCCTGGCGCCTTGCGCCGGGCGGAGGCCAGCGCCGCGTTGCCGAGCCCGCCCCGGCCGCCCTGCGCGGCGACGTACGACGTACCGTGCCCGACCAGGTCGGCGAGGACGTTGCCCGCCTTGTCCAGCACCACCGTGCCGTCCGGCACCGGCAGGACGAGGTCCTGCCCGTCCTTGCCGGAGCGGTTGCCGCCCTCGCCCGGTTTGCCGTTGGTGGCGTTGCGGTGCGGGGAGTGGTGGTAGTCGAGCAGCGTGGTGACCGACTGGTCGACGGTGAGGATCACGTCCCCGCCGCGCCCGCCGTTGCCGCCGTCCGGCCCGCCGAGGGGCTTGAACTTCTCACGGTGGACGGAGGCACAGCCGTGGCCTCCGCTACCCGCGGCGACGTGCAGCTCGACGCGGTCCACGAAGGTGGTCATGGGATGTGCCTCCAGTTACTACGGGAATGTCTTGGGTTAACACGCGAAAGGCGGACCCGCTTCCCCTGAGGGAAGTGAGGTCCGCCTCGCGAAAGCTTCCGATCAGGCGACCGGAACGATGTTCACGACCTTGCGGCCACGGTGGGTGCCGAACTGCACCGAACCGGCCGCGAGGGCGAACAGCGTGTCGTCGCCACCACGGCCGACGCCGGCGCCCGGGTGGAAGTGGGTGCCGCGCTGACGAACCAGGATCTCACCCGCGTTGACGACCTGACCGCCGAAGCGCTTCACGCCGAGCCGCTGGGCATTGGAGTCGCGACCGTTCCGGGTGGACGATGCGCCCTTCTTGTGTGCCATTTCTCCTCAGTCCCTTACTTCGCAGCCGCGGGGATCTCAGTGACCTTGATCGCCGTGTACTGCTGGCGGTGGCCCTGGCGACGGCGGTAACCGGTCTTGTTCTTGTAGCGCAGAATGTCGATCTTCTGGCCCTTGTGGTGGTCCACGACCTCGGCCTGGACCTTGATGCCGGCCAGCACCCACGGGTCGCTGGTCACGGCGTCGCCGTCGACAACGAGCAGGGTCGAGAGCTCGACCGAGTCGCCAACCTTGGCAGTGGAAATCTTGTCAACCTCAACGATGTCGCCGACAGCAACCTTGTGCTGGCGACCACCGCTGCGCACGATGGCGTACACGCGGAACTCACTCTCTAGCTCGGGAAACGGCACCCCCGCAGGCCAGCCGCCCGACTCAGCGAGCGGCCTCTCCTGGCGCCCGGCGCCCGGAGGATGAGGTTTACGGGGATGTGACGCGTCAATCGACACGCCGACGGTCAAGGTTACGGGGCCGCGGCCGAAGGGGTCAAACCGAGCCGGGCCCGTCACCTGTGCGACCGGTCACGCCGGTCGCGTCCGCCGGGGCGTACGCGCGCTCGCGCACGCCCCGGCGGACAGCGGGGCCGGTCAGCCCTCGTCGGTGGAGGCCGAGACGGAGGAGGCTGAGGACGCCGACTGCTCCGCCGCCACGGTCTTCTTCGACGCGGTCTTCTTGGCGGCGGTCTTGGTGGTCTTCGCCGCCTTCTTGGCCGTCGTCTTCTTGGCTGCGGTCTTCTTCGCCGTCGTCTTCTTGGTGGTGGCGGCCTTCTTCGCCGTGGCCTTCTTGGCCGTCTTGCGGGCCGTCTTCTTGGCGGGGGCCGACTCCTCGGCGGCCTCCTGCGTGGTGTCACTGTCGGACGCGGACGCCTGCGGGGCCTCCTCGGACACCGGCTCCTCGGACGCGGCCGACGGGACGACCACGACGGCCGTCTCCTCGGACGCGGTGGACACCGTGGGCTTGCGCACGGCACGGCGCCGCGGACGGGCCGGGGCGGCGC
This is a stretch of genomic DNA from Streptomyces hawaiiensis. It encodes these proteins:
- a CDS encoding integrin alpha: MARRPAHAAPASPSAAEKRHDDFNGDGQEDLAVAAPRGKVDRHARAGYVAAVHGSAKGPDLAPKQVISRRSHRHRHRHRLAPLRRGHPRHGRERLLPRHRFRSLTPY
- the obgE gene encoding GTPase ObgE, with the translated sequence MTTFVDRVELHVAAGSGGHGCASVHREKFKPLGGPDGGNGGRGGDVILTVDQSVTTLLDYHHSPHRNATNGKPGEGGNRSGKDGQDLVLPVPDGTVVLDKAGNVLADLVGHGTSYVAAQGGRGGLGNAALASARRKAPGFALLGEPGDLRDVVLELKTVADVALVGYPSAGKSSLISVLSAAKPKIADYPFTTLVPNLGVVTAGSTVYTIADVPGLIPGASQGKGLGLEFLRHVERCSVLVHVLDTATLESDRDPVSDLDIIEEELRQYGGLDKRPRIVVLNKIDVPDGKDLAEMVRPDLEARGYRVFEVSAVAHMGLKELSYALAELVAQSRAAKPKEEATRIVIRPKAVDDTGFTVTCEADGLFRVRGEKPERWVRQTDFNNDEAVGYLADRLNRLGVEQELMKAGARGGDGVAIGPEDNAVVFDWEPSMTAGAEMLGRRGEDHRLEGERPAAQRRKDRQAERDEAQQEFDDFEPF
- the rpmA gene encoding 50S ribosomal protein L27, which encodes MAHKKGASSTRNGRDSNAQRLGVKRFGGQVVNAGEILVRQRGTHFHPGAGVGRGGDDTLFALAAGSVQFGTHRGRKVVNIVPVA
- the rplU gene encoding 50S ribosomal protein L21, which translates into the protein MYAIVRSGGRQHKVAVGDIVEVDKISTAKVGDSVELSTLLVVDGDAVTSDPWVLAGIKVQAEVVDHHKGQKIDILRYKNKTGYRRRQGHRQQYTAIKVTEIPAAAK